The Drosophila willistoni isolate 14030-0811.24 unplaced genomic scaffold, UCI_dwil_1.1 Seg163, whole genome shotgun sequence genome contains a region encoding:
- the LOC124460920 gene encoding mediator of RNA polymerase II transcription subunit 15-like, translating into MQQQHQVVGQQRQPPAQACQFQVSTPIDTQQQQSTNLAPPMSANIQYLQILATQQQHQSDGQQHQPTAQATQQQASTTADSQQQQSQTPLLAELNQHQLAGKQHQPAAQVSQPRASSSGVTQQQQFAIPAPPMSANIQYSQRIKAQQQHPTAQASQLRALSFADTQQQQPATHAPSIGGNSLSLQILAELNQHQLTGQQH; encoded by the exons atgcagcagcagcatcaagtGGTTGGACAGCAGCGTCAGCCTCCAGCACAGGCCTGTCAGTTTCAGGTGTCAACTCCTATCgacacacagcagcagcaatccaCAAATCTAGCTCCTCCTATGTCAgcaaatatacaatatctACAGATATTGgcgacgcagcagcagcatcaatcAGATGGCCAGCAGCACCAGCCCACAGCACAGGCCACTCAGCAACAGGCGTCAACCACTGCTGacagtcagcagcagcaatctcaGACTCCA CTATTGGCGGAGCTGAATCAGCATCAACTGGCTGGCAAGCAGCATCAGCCCGCAGCACAGGTCTCTCAGCCACGGGCCTCATCTTCTGGTGTcactcagcagcagcaatttgCAATTCCAGCTCCACCAATGTCAGCAAATATTCAATATTCTCAGCGAATAAAggcacagcagcagcatcccACAGCACAGGCCTCTCAGCTACGGGCTTTATCTTTTGCTGACACTCAGCAACAGCAACCTGCAACTCATGCGCCATCAATTGGCGGAAATAGTCTATCTCTACAGATATTGGCGGAGCTGAATCAGCACCAACTGACTGGCCAGCAGCATTAG